The segment GGCATGGTCGGCGCCCCGGCCTGCGGCGACGTGATGAAGCTGCAGATCAAGGTGAACGAGGCGGGCGTGATCGAGGACGCCAAGTTCAAGACCTATGGTTGTGGTTCGGCGATCGCCTCGTCGTCGCTGGTGACCGAGTGGGTCAAGGGCAAGACCGTGGACCAGGCGCTGGAGATCAAGAACACCCAGATCGCCGAGGAACTGGCTCTGCCGCCGGTGAAGATCCACTGCTCGATCCTCGCCGAGGACGCCATCAAGGCGGCCGTCGATGATTACAAGAAGAAGCACCCGGGCGCCGAGCAGAAGGCTGCCTGATCCGGCGTAGACGGTTTGCATGACCGCGCGTGGCAAGTGGGTCGCGCGCGGTGTTCGACAGCAAGGCAAAGATGATCTCAATGACCGAAAAGGCGGCCAAGCACGTCGCCCGATACCTGGAACGCCGCGGCAAGGGCGTGGGCCTGCGCGTGGGCGTGAAGACGACTGGCTGTTCGGGTCTGGCGTACAAGCTTGAGTACGTCGATGAAGTGCTGCCCGAAGACCAGGTGTTCGAAACGCACGGCATCAAGGTGATCGTGGACCCGAAGAGCCTGCCGTACATCGACGGCACCGAGCTGGATTTCGCACGCGAAGGGTTGAACGAAGGCTTCAAGTTCAACAACCCCAACGTCAAGGACGAGTGCGGCTGCGGCGAGTCGTTCCGGGTCTGACGGCTTTTGCCGCGAGGCATGCAACAGGGGGCGGCATAGCCGCTCCTTTTTGTTGGGGAAGCTCTTGAAAGACGATTTTTTTGCGCTGTTCGGGCTGCCTGCCCGTTATGAAGTGGACGAGGCCGCGCTGGACGCGGCCTATCGCACGGTCCAGTCGCAGGCACACCCGGACCGTTTCGCCAATGCGGGCGATGCCGAGCGGCGCGTGGCCATGCAGTGGGCCGCGCATGCCAACGAGGCATACCGGACGCTGCGCCAGCCGCTCAAGCGCGCGATCTATCTTCTGCATCTGCGGGGCGTCGATATCCAGGCCGAGAGCAATACGGCCATGGCACCCGAATTCCTGATGCAGCAGATGGAATGGCGCGAGGCGCTGCAGGATGCCGTCGACGGCCGCGCGGTGGATCAGCTGGATCGCCTGCTGCGCGATCTGCGTCAGGAAAAGCTCGAACGCCATGCGGCGCTTGGCGCGCTGCTTGATGCAGACGACAACGGCGCCGCTGGCGAGGCGGCACGACAGCTAATGTTTATCGAGAAGATCGAACACGACGCGAGCGAGGCGATCGATC is part of the Cupriavidus metallidurans CH34 genome and harbors:
- the iscU gene encoding Fe-S cluster assembly scaffold IscU; its protein translation is MSYSNKVLDHYENPRNVGSFDKNDDAVGTGMVGAPACGDVMKLQIKVNEAGVIEDAKFKTYGCGSAIASSSLVTEWVKGKTVDQALEIKNTQIAEELALPPVKIHCSILAEDAIKAAVDDYKKKHPGAEQKAA
- the iscA gene encoding iron-sulfur cluster assembly protein IscA codes for the protein MISMTEKAAKHVARYLERRGKGVGLRVGVKTTGCSGLAYKLEYVDEVLPEDQVFETHGIKVIVDPKSLPYIDGTELDFAREGLNEGFKFNNPNVKDECGCGESFRV
- the hscB gene encoding Fe-S protein assembly co-chaperone HscB is translated as MKDDFFALFGLPARYEVDEAALDAAYRTVQSQAHPDRFANAGDAERRVAMQWAAHANEAYRTLRQPLKRAIYLLHLRGVDIQAESNTAMAPEFLMQQMEWREALQDAVDGRAVDQLDRLLRDLRQEKLERHAALGALLDADDNGAAGEAARQLMFIEKIEHDASEAIDRLEE